One Triticum dicoccoides isolate Atlit2015 ecotype Zavitan chromosome 5B, WEW_v2.0, whole genome shotgun sequence genomic window carries:
- the LOC119311749 gene encoding linoleate 9S-lipoxygenase 2-like, whose amino-acid sequence MAVRDPSSPHKVRLLLEDYPYAVDGLAIWTAIEQWVTEYLAIYYTSDSVLQSDVELQAWWKEVREVGHGDLKDAAWWPKMKTVAELVKACATIIWTGSALHAAVNFGQYSYAGYRPNKPSASRRTMPEPDTEEYSLLARDPEKVFIRTITNQMQAIIGISLLEILSKHSSDEIYLGQRDTPEWTSDAKALEAFKRFGMRLEGIESQVVALNGTPQLKNRNGPAQFPYMLLYPNTSDHTGEAEGLTARGIPNSISI is encoded by the coding sequence ATGGCGGTCCGCGACCCATCTAGCCCGCACAAAGTGCGGTTGCTGCTTGAGGACTACCCTTATGCGGTGGACGGGCTGGCTATCTGGACCGCCATCGAGCAGTGGGTGACAGAGTATCTTGCCATCTACTACACAAGCGACAGTGTGCTTCAGAGCGACGTGGAGCTGCAGGCGTGGTGGAAGGAGGTTCGCGAGGTCGGGCACGGCGACCTCAAGGACGCGGCGTGGTGGCCTAAGATGAAGACGGTGGCGGAACTGGTCAAGGCCTGCGCCACCATCATCTGGACCGGGTCGGCGCTGCACGCCGCCGTAAACTTCGGGCAGTACTCGTACGCAGGTTACCGCCCCAACAAGCCGTCAGCAAGCCGTCGTACGATGCCTGAGCCGGACACCGAGGAGTACTCACTGCTGGCCCGCGACCCGGAAAAGGTCTTCATCCGCACCATCACCAACCAAATGCAGGCCATCATTGGCATTTCTCTGCTGGAGATCTTGTCCAAGCATTCCTCCGATGAGATTTACCTCGGGCAGCGTGACACGCCGGAGTGGACGTCGGATGCCAAGGCACTCGAGGCGTTCAAGCGGTTCGGCATGAGGCTGGAGGGCATCGAGAGCCAGGTGGTGGCCTTGAACGGAACCCCCCAGCTCAAGAAccgcaatgggccggcccagttcccgTACATGCTGCTCTACCCCAACACCTCCGACCACACGGGCGAGGCCGAGGGGCTCACGGCCAGGGGCATCCCCAACAGCATCTCCATCTAA
- the LOC119311748 gene encoding linoleate 9S-lipoxygenase 2-like produces the protein MFGGGLDIIGGITGSKTRLKGSVVLTRKNALDFNDLGATVMDNVTEFLGRGVTCQLISSTIVDSNNGNRGKVGAEASLEQWITSLPFITVGENKFSVNFDWAVDKLGVPGAIIVKNNHASEFFLKTITLDNVPGHGKVVFVANSWVYPQAKYRYSRVFFANDTYLPSKMPAALKPYRDDELRNLRGDDQQGPYEAHDRVYRYDVYHDLGDSRQILGGSKEFPYPRRCRTGRKLSQTNPDRESRLLPLVQSIYVPRDELFGHLKKSDFLGYSLKALVEGIIPAIRTYVDLSPGEFDSFADILKLYEGGIKLPDIPALQEMRKRFPLQLVKDLIPMGGDYLLKPPKPQVIKQDEKAWMTDAEFAREILAGVNPMMITRVTEFPPKSTLDPSQYGDHTSTITEAHIGLSLEGLTVQQAVASNRLYILDHHDHMMPYLVRLNNLDDTFLYATRTLLFLKGDGTLAPVAIELSTPLLEGGLTTAKSTVYTPASTGVEAWIWQLAKAYVCVNDYGYHQLVSHWLNTHAVMEPFIIATNRQLSVTHPVHKLLHPHYRDTMNINSRARELLVSAGGIIELTVFQRKYAMEMSSVTYKDWNFNEQALPDDLIKRGMAVRDPSSPHKVRLLLEDYPYAVDGLAIWTAIEQWVTEYLAIYYTSDSVLQSDVELQAWWKEVREVGHGDLKDAAWWPKMKTVAELVKACATIIWTGSALHAAVNFGQYPYAGYHPNKPSASRRPMPEPDTEEYSLLARDPEKVFIRTITNQMQAIIGISLLEILSKHSSDEIYLGQRDTPEWTSDAKALEAFKRFGTRLEGIESQVVALNGNPQLKNRNGPAQFPYMLLYPNTSDHTGEAEGLTARGIPNSISI, from the exons ATGTTCGGCGGCGGTCTCGACATCATCGGCGGGATCACCGGGAGCAAGACCCGGCTCAAGGGGTCGGTGGTGCTGACCCGCAAGAATGCGCTCGACTTCAACGACCTGGGCGCCACCGTCATGGACAACGTCACCGAGTTCCTCGGCCGCGGCGTCACCTGCCAGCTCATCAGCTCCACCATCGTCGACTCCA ACAACGGGAACCGCGGGAAGGTGGGCGCGGAGGCGAGCCTGGAGCAGTGGATCACCAGCCTGCCGTTCATCACGGTGGGCGAGAACAAGTTCAGCGTCAACTTCGACTGGGCGGTGGACAAGCTGGGCGTGCCGGGCGCCATCATCGTCAAGAACAACCACGCCTCCGAGTTCTTCCTCAAGACCATCACCCTCGACAACGTCCCCGGCCACGGCAAGGTCGTCTTCGTCGCCAACTCGTGGGTCTACCCACAGGCCAAGTACCGCTACAGCCGCGTCTTCTTCGCCAACGAT ACGTACCTGCCCAGCAAGATGCCGGCGGCACTGAAGCCGTACCGCGACGACGAGCTCCGGAACCTGAGGGGGGACGACCAGCAGGGGCCCTACGAGGCGCACGACCGTGTCTACCGCTACGACGTCTACCACGACCTCGGCGACTCCCGCCAGATCCTCGGTGGCTCCAAGGAGTTCCCCTACCCTCGCCGCTGCCGCACCGGCCGCAAGCTCTCACAAACCA ACCCCGATCGCGAGAGCCGGCTGCTGCCGCTGGTGCAGAGCATCTACGTGCCGCGGGACGAGCTGTTCGGGCATCTCAAGAAGTCGGACTTCCTTGGCTACTCGCTCAAGGCGCTGGTGGAAGGGATCATACCGGCCATCCGCACCTACGTCGACCTCTCCCCCGGCGAGTTCGACTCCTTCGCCGACATCCTCAAGCTCTACGAGGGTGGCATCAAGCTGCCCGACATCCCGGCCCTCCAGGAGATGCGCAAGCGCTTCCCGCTCCAGCTCGTCAAGGACCTCATCCCCATGGGCGGCGACTACCTCCTCAAGCCCCCCAAGCCACAAGTCATCAAAC AGGACGAGAAAGCATGGATGACCGACGCCGAGTTCGCAAGGGAGATTCTCGCCGGCGTCAACCCGATGATGATCACCCGTGTCACG GAATTCCCCCCCAAGAGTACTCTGGATCCCAGCCAGTACGGCGACCACACCAGCACCATCACCGAGGCGCACATCGGGTTGAGCCTGGAGGGCCTCACCGTGCAGCAGGCAGTCGCTAGCAACAGGCTCTACATCCTCGACCACCACGACCACATGATGCCGTACCTCGTCAGGCTCAACAACCTCGACGACACCTTCCTCTACGCCACCAGGACTCTGCTCTTCCTGAAAGGTGACGGCACGCTGGCGCCGGTCGCCATCGAGCTGAGCACGCCTCTTCTCGAGGGCGGCCTCACCACCGCGAAGAGCACCGTCTACACTCCGGCGTCCACCGGCGTCGAGGCCTGGATATGGCAGCTGGCCAAGGCGTACGTCTGCGTCAACGACTACGGCTATCACCAGCTGGTCAGCCACTGGCTCAACACCCACGCCGTGATGGAGCCCTTCATCATCGCCACGAACCGGCAGCTGAGCGTGACCCACCCGGTGCACAAGCTTCTGCACCCGCACTACCGTGACACGATGAACATCAACTCGCGGGCGCGCGAGCTGCTCGTCAGCGCCGGCGGGATCATCGAGCTGACCGTCTTCCAGCGCAAGTACGCCATGGAGATGTCCTCCGTCACCTACAAGGACTGGAACTTCAACGAGCAGGCCCTACCAGACGACCTAATCAAGAG GGGGATGGCGGTCCGTGACCCATCTAGCCCGCACAAAGTGCGGTTGCTGCTTGAGGACTACCCTTATGCGGTGGACGGGCTGGCTATCTGGACCGCCATCGAGCAGTGGGTGACAGAGTATCTTGCCATCTACTACACAAGCGACAGTGTGCTTCAGAGCGATGTGGAGCTGCAGGCGTGGTGGAAGGAGGTTCGCGAAGTCGGGCACGGCGACCTCAAGGACGCGGCGTGGTGGCCTAAGATGAAGACGGTGGCGGAGCTGGTCAAGGCCTGCGCCACCATCATCTGGACCGGGTCGGCGCTGCATGCCGCCGTAAACTTCGGGCAGTACCCGTACGCAGGTTACCATCCCAACAAGCCGTCAGCGAGCCGTCGTCCGATGCCTGAGCCGGACACCGAGGAGTACTCACTGCTGGCCCGCGACCCGGAAAAGGTCTTCATCCGCACCATCACCAACCAAATGCAGGCCATCATTGGCATTTCTCTGCTGGAGATCCTATCCAAGCATTCCTCCGATGAGATTTACCTCGGGCAGCGTGACACGCCGGAGTGGACGTCAGATGCCAAGGCACTGGAGGCGTTCAAGCGGTTCGGCACGAGGCTGGAGGGCATCGAGAGCCAGGTGGTGGCCTTGAACGGAAACCCCCAGCTCAAGAACCGCAACGGGCCGGCCCAGTTTCCGTATATGCTGCTCTACCCCAACACCTCCGACCACACGGGTGAGGCCGAGGGGCTCACGGCCAGGGGCATCCCCAACAGCATCTCCATCTAA